CGGATTATGGCTGACCAGCAGCAGCAGGGCCCGCCCCGGCGGCTCTTCCAGGCCTTTGAGCAAGGCGTTGGCGGCGTTGCGGTTCATATCCTCGGCGCCATCGACGATGACCACCCGCCAGCCGCCTTCCGAGGGCGTCATGCGCATGAAGCCGCCCAGATCGCGCACATCGCCGATGACGATCTCGCCGCGCCGCCGGCCGCCGGTCCCTTCGGCCAGACCGCGCTCGATCACCCGCAGGTCACCGTGCGACCCGGCGGCCACCCGGCGAAACACCGGATGGGCCGGATCCATGGCCAGCGAGGCCGGCGCCAGAGCGCCAAACAATCCGCCCTCCCCGCCCTCTAGGCCGCCGGCCAGGGCGAAGCGGGCGAAACGAAAGGCCAGGGTGGCCTTGCCGATGCCGCGCGGCCCGCTGATCAGCCAGGCATGGGCGGCGCGGCCCGAGGCGCAGGTCTCCAGGATCTCGCGCTCGGCCGCCTCGTGACCCAGCAGGTCGGCGGTCAGGCGCGGGCCAGGATCGCCAGCGGCCTCGTCTTCGCTCGCGCTGGCCATCACCGGCGCTCCGTCAACTCGGGGAAGCGCTCCAGCACCACCGCCCAGAGCCGGGCGTGAACCGCCTCGATCGCGCCATCGGCCTCGATCAGCCGGCAGCGTTCGGGGAAAGCGCTGGCGATGGCGTGGTAGCGGTCGAACAGCCGTTGATGGAAGGCCGGGTCCATGCGTTCATAGCGGTCTTCGCCGCCGCCGCGTCGGCCGGCGCGGGCCAATCCCACGGCCACCGGCAGGTCGAAGATCACGGTCAAGTCGGGCTGGAAGCCGCCGCAAACAAAGGCGTGCAGGGCGTCGAGCTCGTCCTGGGGCAGGCCATGGCCGCCGCCCTGATAGGCCGAGGTTGAATCGGCGAAGCGGTCGCAGACCACCCAGGCGCCCCGGGCCAGCGCCGGCCAGACCGTGCGCAGCAGGTGATCGCGACGGGCGGCGGCATGGAGCAGGGCTTCGCCCCGGGGATCCCAGCGCTCCGCCCCCCCCGCCACCAGAAGGCCGCGGATGGCCTCGGCGCCGGGCGATCCCCCGGGCTCGCGGGTGGTCACCACCTCGGGCACCAGGGGGGCGAGGGCTTGGGCGAGACGGCTGAGTTGGGTGGTCTTGCCCGCGCCCTCGCCGCCTTCCAAGGTGATGAACCGTCCGCCGGTCACCGGCGTTTCCCGCTTCATCGGCCTAGTGGGCGGCGGGCTGGGCGGTGCCGAACACCGCATTGCGCGCCGAGGCCAGGATGCGCCCGAAGAACGACAGCTGTTCCACCGCCCGTCCGGCGACCAGCGGGTATTCCAGCTTGGCCATATCCGGCCCGGTCAGCACCAGGGTGGCGATGCGGTCGCCGGCCTGGATCGGCGCCGGGATCGGCGTCTCGAACACCGCCTTGGCCACCATGTCGCGGCGCGCCGCCCGTGGCAGGGTGATCTTGAGGTCGTTCACCGAAACCAGCGGCACGGTTTCCTCCTCGCCCATCCAGACATCGGCGTCGCTGATCGGCTGGCCGGCCTTGAGTAGGGTCACCGTCTCGAAATTGCGGAAGCCCCACGACATCAGCCGTTCGGCTTCTTCCGAGCGTTCCTTGTTGCTTTGCAGGCCGTTGATCACCATCAGCAGCCGCCGTCCATCCTGGACGGCCGAGGCGGTCAGGCCGAAGCCGGCGATATTGGTATGGCCGGTTTTCAGGCCATCGGCGCCCATGTTCATATACAACAAAGGATTTCGGTTGTGCTGAACGATGCCGTTATAGGTGAATTTGGTCTCGCCGTAGATCTCGTAGAATTCCGGGAAATCCCGGATGATATGTTCGGCCAAAAGCACCAGATCATGGGCCGTCATATAATGCTCGGGATCGGGCAGGCCGGTGGCATTGACGAAATGGCTGTTGGTCAGCCCCAGTTCCTTCGCCCGACGGTTCATCGCCGCGGCGAAAGTCGCCTCGTCGCCGGCGAGATTCTCGGCCACCACCACGCAGGCGTCATTGCCCGATTGGATGATGATGCCGCGCATCAGGTCATGGACCTTCACCTGGGCGCCGGGATTGAGGAACATCGTCGAGCCGCCGCTGGCCGCCCCGCCCTTGCGCCAAGCGTTTTCGCTGACGCTGAAGGTGTCATCAAGCGACAGCGAGCCGCTTTTCAGCCGCTCGAACAGCATATAGGCGGTCATCAGCTTGCTCATCGACGACGGCGGCATCGGCACATCGGCGTCTTTATCAAGCAGAACCGTATCGGTATCCAGGTCGATGACCAGGGCATGGCGCGCCTTGGTTTCGAAAGCCTGGGCGGGCATGGCGGTCAGCAGGCCGGCGGCCAGCACGAATGGCGTAAGATGGCGGGCGAGCGCAATCACGACCTTATCGCTCCATCGAAAAAGTGACGGTCAACTCGCCTGGGGAATGGGTCCGTGGCATACGGCCCAGCGCCGAGTCGACCCGCGTCCCGGCGGCGGGCATCCCTGGAACACCGTGCCCAGACCGCAAGGGACGACAAGAAATGAGGACAAAAATGTCGGATTGGAGGCAATCCGTCAGTCCTCGATGAGTCGAGCCTCTGGATAACCTGAAGTCTGGGTGGTCCGCAAGGTGTTGAAAGCCTGGGTGCCGTCGGCGAAGGGCCCCAGGCGCACCCGGTACAAAACATGATCGCCCATGGTCACCGGCATGACGACGGTGGGGCCGATGGATTTCAGGCGGCTTTCCAGGGTTTTGGCATTGCCGAGATCGGCGAAGGCGCCAACCTGGACATAGGCGTCGCCGCCGGCGGGGCCCCGGACGGCGGCTGGCGCCTTCGTGGCCGGCCCCAGGGTGAAGGCGCCGGTGGCGGGCGCGGCGCGCGGGGGTGCTGCGGGGATGACGATGCGCCCTCCCCCGCCGCCGCCACCGCCGCTCTCGCCCCAGCCCTCGGCCCCGGTCGGCGTGGCTTGGCGCACGCTGGATCCCGGGGCGACCACCACCGATCGGCGCGACCCGCCCGAGGCGGCGTAAGAAGATCCGCCCGAGGCGGGAAGATCGCTCATCGCCACGCTTTCAACGGCGCCGCGCGGCGCCGAGACCGGGGCGTCGCCGGCATAGAGCATTTCGCCGCCCATCGCCTCGCGCTTGGCGACCTGACTTTCCTGGGCCAGGATCTGCACGCGGACGCGGGCGGTGCCCTGGGCCTCGAAGCCAAGCGCCCGGGCCGAGGCCCGCGACATGTCGATCAACCGCTCGCCGACAAAGGGGCCGCGATCATTGACGCGGACGGTGACCGAGCGGCCATTGCCAAGATTGGTCACCCGCACGATGCTGGGCAGCGGCAAGGTGGTATGGGCGGCGGTCAGCCGGTTCATATCGAAGGTTTCGCCGTTGGCCGTGCGTTTGCCGTGGAAATCCTGGCCGTACCACGAGGCGGTTCCCGTTTGGGAATAGCTGTAGTCCTCTTTCGGGTAATACCACTTGCCGCCGATCTGATAGGGCTCGCCGATCTTGTAGCTGCCCTTGCCGCTGTCGCCGCGCCCGCCGACCTGCTTGGCGGTATTAAAGGCCAGCCCGGTTTCGGCGCAGCCCGACAGGGCGAGGGCGGCGGCGCTGATCAGCAAGAGACCAAGCGGCGCCCGCCAGCTTCGCCCGCCGCGCCAACTCTTCACGCTCATCGGCCACTCCGCCGGCGCAGATCGGCGAGCAGGGCGTCATTGGCATAGCCATCGGCCGGGGCGCCGATCGAAGCTTGATAGGCGCGGATGGCGACCCGGGTCTGGGCGCCGATCACGCCATCGGCCGTGCCGGCGTCATAGCCCAGGGCGGACAGGCGGCTTTGGATCTCGGCGACATCGGCGCTGCGCAGTGGCGCCTCGTCGGCCGGCGGCGGATGGACCAGCGGCCCGCCGCCCGCCGCCCGATCGGCCAAGAGCCCGACGGCCAGGGCATAGAGCATCGAGCGGTTCCATTTGAGGATAGAGAAATAGTTGTCGGTGACCAGGAAGGCCGGGCCGCGATAGCCCGCCGGCAGCAGCAGGGCGGCCGTCACCCCGGCTCTGGCCCCCGCCCCCAGCGCCCGGCCATCGGCGCCGCGCAAGCCGAGCGCCGCCCAATCGGCCAAAGGCCGGCGTTCTTCCAGGCCGACCCGCGCCAGATCCAGCCCGGCGGGCAGCACCACCTCCCACCCCCAGGGCTCGGCGCCCTTCCAGCCCAGATCGGACAGGTATTTCGCCGCCGAGGCCAGGGCGTCGGGCAGGCTGCCCCAGATGTCGATGCGGCCGTCGCCATCGTAATCGACCGCATGGGCGCGGAAGGTCGAGGGCATGAACTGGGTTTGGCCCATCGCCCCGGCCCACGAGCCGATCATGGCGTCGGCGCTGACATGGCCGGCGTCGATGATGCGCAAGGCGTCAAGCAACTGGGCCCGGAAGAAGGCGCCGCGCCGGCCCTCGAAGGCCAGGGTGGACAGCGCGTCGACGACGCGGAACGAGCCGAGCGTGCCGCCGAAATTGGTTTCCAACCCCCAGAAAGCGACCAGGAAGCGCCCCGGCACGCCATAGCGTTGTTCAAGCGAGCGCAGCAACGGCGCGTGCAGCGCCATCATCTCGCGGGCTTTGGCGATGCGGCTGTCGGGCAGGGTCGAGGCGAAATAGCCCGCCAGGGTCTTGTTGAATTCGGGCTGCTTGCGATCAAGCTCGACGATGCGCGGCTCGATCCGCGCCCGGCCCAAGGCGCTGTCGACGGTGGCGCGGCTGATGCCCGCCGCCAGGGCCTCGGCCCGCATGCCGACCAGCCATTGGGCGAAGGCGGCCTGTTCGGCGGCCGGACTGAGCGCCGCCGCTGGGGCGATGGGCGACACCGGCGCCATCCCCGGCGCCGATCGCCCGCCGCCGGTCCCGCCCGAGCGCTGGCTTTGGTCGGCGCCGGCGCAACTGGACAGGGCGAGAAGAACCACCGGCAGGGCGGCCAGGGCGAAGGGGCGACGGGCCATGGGGACACTCTTTTGCTTTTTATAAGGGGATCCAAGACGTGCCATAAACCACCGGCAATGTCCAACCCATGGGCAAGGAAACCGCGATCCCGCCCAAAGCCCCCTCCCCCAAGAACCCCCCGTTGACACCCCTCCCCGTCCCCCTTAAGACAGGCCGGTAAGCCGGAGGGGTGGCCGAGTGGTTTAAGGCAGCGGTCTTGAAAACCGCCGTGGGAGCAATCTCACCGTGGGTTCGAATCCCACCCCCTCCGCCAAATCCCCGCCGATGGCACGTGATGATGCGATAATTCCATTTTGGAAGAGCGCCGACTGTACACTGACAGGCTTATTGGGTGTTGGTTGAAAGCCGCCTCGCATTGGTTACTATACAATGCTTGATCTATTGAGTAACAAAAATGATCAAAAGAAACCGCAAGAAAGCAGCGACTTAAATATAATAATCGGGCACCGCCACATATCACGAGGTAAAGTGACCTAAGCCTTGCAGGCTCGCAGTAGCGGTAAGGGAATCATACGTGGCGAAGAAAGCAAAAAGTGTAGAGCGGCGCCGCGAGCCAAAGCCGCCTTCTAAACCAACCAAGGTCGCGTCTAGGGCAGGATCAAACGCCGGTCGAGGCTTTCGTTACCAGGATGCCGTGTCCGCTTGGTTAGCTGTGGAAATATGGGCTGGTCAACGAGCGCCCGCCATTATGATCCCGGAAGGTGGCGACGATATTGAACTGCGCGGCGAAGCAACGAGCTTTGTCCAGGTTAAGAGTCGGCGTGAGCACCTTGGGGGCTATACAGAAGGGGAGATAACCGGGCACATAGAAGATCTATGGAACCGGTCGCTTGGCTCCGCAAAGCGGCCGGAGCGACTGGAACTCGTTCTTGAACGGGAGGGGTCGGGCCTCAGTCCCCTCGAAGGTCAACCCACAGCCCGCTCAATCGAAGGTCAAATCAGCGCCAGACTTTCAAAATTTAATGGGGTTTCAGATATTCTCCCGAGAACGTCGATCATCGTGGCGACCTCACCGAAGGAATGGGCGATCAGCCTGATCGAGAACCGGCTACGTTGCGCCCCTACCGCGGCCCAGATGTGCTTTGCCGAACTTCTTATTCGCGTAGGCACCTTGGCCGACGCCAACGGCCGGTTGGCGTCCGAGAACTATCGTGGCCTTTCGATCTCTGACACGGAAATCTCAATCCGCGATGTCTTGGCCGCTATCGACGTTGACGCGATCGAACACGCCCTCAGGGATGGTGTCTGCGAACCGGTCGATTTCCTCACCCCCCTCAATGACCCGAACTTCTATCTCGGGGTTGATGTAGAACCCGGCCACATTGCGGCGGGACTGGTATCCGAGCGGCCCCGAAGCAGATCGGCATTGATGGAAGGCATTGAACAACGTCGGGCCGCGTTGATCGTCGGCCCGTCTGGGGCCGGCAAATCCGCTTTGATGTGGGAAACCGCTAATATATTGCGCCATACGGTGCGGTGGTTTCGAATTCGTCGTCTGAGCGCGGCGGATATTCCATCTCTGCGCCAGTTGATCCGCACGTTCCGCGCCTCGGAAGACAGTCCCTTGGGCTTCGTCATGGATGACATTGGCCGAAATGGACCGGAAAGCTGGGGTGTCTTGCTTAAAGAAGCGATGTCGGTACCCGGCGTCGTCCTGCTCGGTTCGATCCGGGAAGAAGATGTAACGTTGATTGCTGAGCGTGCTCGTGCCGCCGAAATATGCGCCGATCCCGATGATGAACTCGCGGAGCGACTCTGGCGGGAACTGCGCGAAGCGGGAAAGACAAACTGGGCGGGGTGGCGCGAGCCGTGGAAGACGAGCGATGGTCTCCTTCTCGAATACGTCCATATCTTAACACGCGGACAACGAATGCACGAACTCCTCGCCGATCAGGTTGCGGCCAGGATTTCGGATCCGAAGCGTTCCCTTGAACTCGATATTTTGCGATCCGGCGCTTGGGCAGGCGCAGCAAATGCTGAAGTCGATGCGCAGCGACTGGCGCGCACGCTCTCGGTCAGTCAGGCCGATCTGTCACGCGCATTACAACGCCTCATCCAGGAACATCTGGTGCGTTCGCCTGCTCCGGGCGCGGTCACTGGCCTACACCAGCTTCGATCTGAAGAATTGTTGCGGCTCACACATCAGACAACGGTGCCGACCCTCCAAACGAGTTTCGAAAGGACAGTCGCAAGCGTTACCGCTACCGATCTCGAACCCTTGGTCGCAGACACACTATCTGCGCGGCGCCTACCTGTCCCGGCAGTGCTCGATGGCTTGATTGCCCGCTTGGATGGCGAGCAGGATGCGCGGGCGTTGGCTTCAGCGCTTCGGGGCCTAGGTTTGGGCCGTGTTTCCTCGGGCGTGGACGAATGGCTGGACACTCCTGAAGCACGTGCGCTGCCGCGAACGCAAGTCGGGAGCGCCGCAATGTTCGGGATCGCCGGTATTGATCTGAGTAGTCTCAGCATAATCCCGGAGGTCCAGGCTGCGGCGGATCTACTTTCGCAGATCAAAGGCTCGCCGAAAGATGACCCACGTCGTCTGTTGATGGAGCGTATGTCACCTTCTGCCTTGTCCGCCCTGATTGAGGCAGCGGATCTGGCGAGCCTCGATGAGATTCTCGCAGCCCTGGTCGGAATACCTTTGCCCGATGCAATACGGACCAGCCTGACGCAGGTTCCAGAAGGCCTCTTGAATGCCGATCTTAATCTCGTCGGGTCGGTGATGGGCACCCTGTCCGCTCTGGATCGTGAGATCGCCTGTCACTGGGTCGCGGAGGTCGGGCAAGAGGCGTTGTTCGTACGGGTTCAGGCAGAGACGGCTTGGGCCGGGCCTGTAACAATCGAAGATACCGATGAGGGAGTGATCGTCCGTTGCGATCTTTGGTACGTCGCCGGCTCTGTACAGAAAAATCCGCACGACTCGGTTGTGAGTTTGTGCGAGCGGATATTGGCACTGTGTCCTTCGGCTGAAATTGCGGTGTCCAACGCTATTACCGCAAGTGGCGAATTGGCGAACCTTACCCAGGTGCCGCGCGTGACAAAGCGGATTCCCCGAGAGAATCTTCCTCCACTGTCGGTTCCTCAATGGAACAGACGGTGGAGGGATCTAATCTCCCGCCGCGTCGCCGCCCCGAGCTATAGCGATTATCTCGCAAGAGGCGTTGCAATTCTCGAGGCTCTTGTGCCGACGTTGGAGAAGGTCTTCGATGCGCATTTGCGAGGAAAGGATGCACTCGGGAGCCTCGCCGACAGGCTGAATTCACTCAATGCGGATACTGAAGCGCTGACACCCCCCGCTGTTTCGTCATTGGAAGCGGCGGGCGCGGGAAGCGGAGAGACCAACACCGCTGTCACCAAGTTTCAGAACCTTTTGCACAGCGCAAGCGTCAATCTCGTCAAGAAGTTCGCGATACTGCCCGATCAAGCTGGCGCATACATTGCTTGGTTGAGCAATCTCATCGTCGATGTCGACATTACCGTTACTGAAGAGCCTTGGCCGCTCATTGGCGAGGGGGCTCCGTTAATGCTCGTGCGACTCAAGTCGCTCTTGGAGGCGCTGCGACTGCTGGCCGGGGAAGCGCACGAGCGAAAGGAGCCGCCAGCGGTAACTTGGGCGGTGCGCGGCAAAGATTCACGAGCGGGCAACGCTCTTCGGCTCGTATCCCTCTCTGCCAAGGCTGCGGGGGAAACACGATTAGCACAACGTAAGGTTGAAATTGAACGCTCGGCAGAGAAAGCCGGGATCGTCGCGGATTTCCATCTCCGTGCTAATGCTACAGGTAGTCTCCCGTGGCCACCAGCAGACGTTCTCGCGCTGTTGCCTGCGCTCGATATTGCGGATGCGGTGGTCGCGTTCGCTGAACAAGCGGAGCTCATAAGGTCATTGGTGGACTGGCAGGTCCACCTGACGATCATGCCTTTCATTGAGGGTATCGCATTTCCGGCACTGGCGAGGTCTGGTTACCAAACTCTTCTTCCTGACGTCCAAAGCGCCGCCGGTTGGGCTGAAGAACTCGGATTGCCCCAAGCTTCGTCTGCTATAGCGGTCTTGTTTGGGGAGGTGGTGCATCTGGCCAGCGAACTTGGCGCGATGGATCAAAAAGGCCTTGGAACTGAGACACGTCCCGAAGAAGAAATCACTGCCCGCCGAAATTTGGATATCGACTTTTCCAGCAAGCGCGATGAACTGACCAGGAAAATTCATAATTTTGACGTGGATCTGCAAACGGCTGTGTCGGAACTGATTGAGCACCTACGGACCGGGGATATTGATCTCGCCGCGAAAGCGCAAGCTGCGATTGGCGGAACCTCCAGCGATATCGTCGAGGTGATGGGGTGTTTATCTTTGCTTTTTATGTCAGCCGACTTCGGGAGCATTTAGTCGAAGGGCAACTTTCAGAAAGTGTCCACAAACTACGAACCAAACAAGGAATCACAAAAAAAACTGAAATCGCTCAACTCTTTTAGGATCAGGTTTTGAGACCGTCGATGCGGTCCTTGAGCGCCGGGTTGTCCAGATCGGCCACGCCCGCCTCAATGGCATCATAGAGCCGCTTGAGGCGCAATTCCGATTCCGTGGCCCGCTTATTGACTTCGGCGAATATGTATGCTCGCCGCGGCGCTCGGCGTGTTCTTCCCTGCGGTCGCGCCCGCCCTTGCCGGTGCGGATGGTCATGGGGAGAGGGCGGCGCGTAGCGGAATTGCGCAAGAGGAAGCGGTCATGCCGGGCCCCCCTTGGTAGCGGCCTCGTCAGGCGACAACACGGCGATACCGAACGGCAGAAAGTGCTTCGTGTTGCGGGTGACAACGACGAGTTCATGCGCTGCAGCGATGCCGGCGATAACGGCATCGGCCATGCCGGGATCATGGCCGGCCGCGAGCGCCTTCGCTTCCAACTGCCCCCCGATCGCGGCAGCCTGCGCATCGAAGCTAATGATCTTGTCGTCGTACATGGAGACAAGGCCACTGAGCCATGCCTTCAGGCTCGCGACCTTTGCCGTTGCCCCCTTGTGCTCAAGGAGCGCGATTCCCTTCTCGATCTCATGGATGGAGACGACCGACAGAAATATCCGGCCATCGGCATCCATGCGGTCCAGCCAGGTGAGGAAGTCAGCGGATGCTTCCAACTTCGACGGCGCCAGCCCGGAGACGATGTTGGTGTCGAGAAGGAAGCCGCTCAAAGCTCGATATCCCGCGCGCTCAAAGCTCGACATCCCGCGATGGTTTGCGGTTGCGCGGGAACTCTTCGCTTGGAAACGTCCTGAGATAGCTGACAAGGCCCGCCCGTTTGCGTGTCAGCGCCTTGCGCGCGATCTCGGCCGCCTCGACCGAAACCAGGGCCGCAACGGGCTTGCCGTGACGGGTGATGGTCACGATCTCTCCTTTGACAGCTTCATCAACGAGGCTGGAAAAGCCAGCCTTGGCCTCTCTGAGGTTGATAGTCAGCATGGTGCGCCCTCCATATGTAGGCATATGTGACTACATTTAATCTATCGAAGGACGGATTTCAACGCCGATTTCAAATCCCTAACGCGTCAGCCCTCGGGATCGAACAGGTCATCGAACAGGTTGCCGAACCATTGCTCGAACACCTCGATCTCTGCTTGCGTGACCGGAACGGGGCGCGGTCAATCGTCCAGGCACGATGTATATCCGCTACGCGGCAGGCGCGATGCCCTTGATACTCCCTTTTCCAGTCCGTCCGGTCGCGCGGCGGAGGGTTCCGAAGGATCCTGTGTCATGACCAAAGCCACCGCCGTTTTTCCCGAGACCCGTCACGCCCTTTACGAGGCGCATGGCTATTCGGCCGCGATCCGCTCGGGCGATCTGTTGTTCGTCTCCGGTCAGGTGGGCAGCCGGGCCGACGGTTCGCCGGAACCGGACTTCGTCGAGCAGGTCCGGCGGGCGTTCTCCAATCTGAAGGCGACGCTGGCGGCGGGGGGATGCACCTTCGACGACCTCGTCGATGTCACGACCTTTCATACCAACCCCGAGCAGCAAATCGCCGCCGTCATGACGGTGAAGAACGAAGTCTTCCCAAAGCCTCCCTATCCGAACTGGACGGCCGTCGGCGTGACCTGGCTCGCCGGCTTCGACTTCGAGATCAAGGTCATCGCCCGCATCCCGGTCGCCAACGGACGCCCGTGAGCGACCTCACATCGATCGAACCTTGCGCAGGAACGCGTCGACGCGGGTTTCCAGGT
The DNA window shown above is from Rhodospirillum rubrum ATCC 11170 and carries:
- the tmk gene encoding dTMP kinase — encoded protein: MKRETPVTGGRFITLEGGEGAGKTTQLSRLAQALAPLVPEVVTTREPGGSPGAEAIRGLLVAGGAERWDPRGEALLHAAARRDHLLRTVWPALARGAWVVCDRFADSTSAYQGGGHGLPQDELDALHAFVCGGFQPDLTVIFDLPVAVGLARAGRRGGGEDRYERMDPAFHQRLFDRYHAIASAFPERCRLIEADGAIEAVHARLWAVVLERFPELTERR
- a CDS encoding D-alanyl-D-alanine carboxypeptidase family protein — protein: MIALARHLTPFVLAAGLLTAMPAQAFETKARHALVIDLDTDTVLLDKDADVPMPPSSMSKLMTAYMLFERLKSGSLSLDDTFSVSENAWRKGGAASGGSTMFLNPGAQVKVHDLMRGIIIQSGNDACVVVAENLAGDEATFAAAMNRRAKELGLTNSHFVNATGLPDPEHYMTAHDLVLLAEHIIRDFPEFYEIYGETKFTYNGIVQHNRNPLLYMNMGADGLKTGHTNIAGFGLTASAVQDGRRLLMVINGLQSNKERSEEAERLMSWGFRNFETVTLLKAGQPISDADVWMGEEETVPLVSVNDLKITLPRAARRDMVAKAVFETPIPAPIQAGDRIATLVLTGPDMAKLEYPLVAGRAVEQLSFFGRILASARNAVFGTAQPAAH
- a CDS encoding septal ring lytic transglycosylase RlpA family protein, giving the protein MSVKSWRGGRSWRAPLGLLLISAAALALSGCAETGLAFNTAKQVGGRGDSGKGSYKIGEPYQIGGKWYYPKEDYSYSQTGTASWYGQDFHGKRTANGETFDMNRLTAAHTTLPLPSIVRVTNLGNGRSVTVRVNDRGPFVGERLIDMSRASARALGFEAQGTARVRVQILAQESQVAKREAMGGEMLYAGDAPVSAPRGAVESVAMSDLPASGGSSYAASGGSRRSVVVAPGSSVRQATPTGAEGWGESGGGGGGGGRIVIPAAPPRAAPATGAFTLGPATKAPAAVRGPAGGDAYVQVGAFADLGNAKTLESRLKSIGPTVVMPVTMGDHVLYRVRLGPFADGTQAFNTLRTTQTSGYPEARLIED
- a CDS encoding lytic murein transglycosylase; amino-acid sequence: MARRPFALAALPVVLLALSSCAGADQSQRSGGTGGGRSAPGMAPVSPIAPAAALSPAAEQAAFAQWLVGMRAEALAAGISRATVDSALGRARIEPRIVELDRKQPEFNKTLAGYFASTLPDSRIAKAREMMALHAPLLRSLEQRYGVPGRFLVAFWGLETNFGGTLGSFRVVDALSTLAFEGRRGAFFRAQLLDALRIIDAGHVSADAMIGSWAGAMGQTQFMPSTFRAHAVDYDGDGRIDIWGSLPDALASAAKYLSDLGWKGAEPWGWEVVLPAGLDLARVGLEERRPLADWAALGLRGADGRALGAGARAGVTAALLLPAGYRGPAFLVTDNYFSILKWNRSMLYALAVGLLADRAAGGGPLVHPPPADEAPLRSADVAEIQSRLSALGYDAGTADGVIGAQTRVAIRAYQASIGAPADGYANDALLADLRRRSGR
- a CDS encoding type II toxin-antitoxin system VapC family toxin, whose protein sequence is MSGFLLDTNIVSGLAPSKLEASADFLTWLDRMDADGRIFLSVVSIHEIEKGIALLEHKGATAKVASLKAWLSGLVSMYDDKIISFDAQAAAIGGQLEAKALAAGHDPGMADAVIAGIAAAHELVVVTRNTKHFLPFGIAVLSPDEAATKGGPA
- a CDS encoding type II toxin-antitoxin system Phd/YefM family antitoxin, giving the protein MLTINLREAKAGFSSLVDEAVKGEIVTITRHGKPVAALVSVEAAEIARKALTRKRAGLVSYLRTFPSEEFPRNRKPSRDVEL
- a CDS encoding RidA family protein, translating into MTKATAVFPETRHALYEAHGYSAAIRSGDLLFVSGQVGSRADGSPEPDFVEQVRRAFSNLKATLAAGGCTFDDLVDVTTFHTNPEQQIAAVMTVKNEVFPKPPYPNWTAVGVTWLAGFDFEIKVIARIPVANGRP